The genomic region CGGCCTGATCACCGACCTGGGCGGCCTGACCCGCCTGCCGCTGGTCGTCGGGGTGCAGAAAGCGGCGGAGTTGCTGTTCACCGGTGACATCATCGACGCCGCCGAGGCCGAGCGTATCGGCCTTGTGCTCAAGACTGTCCCCCATGCCGAACTGATGCCGGCGGCCTACGCCATGGCGGCGAAGATCGCCGCCAATCCGCCGCTCGCGGTGCAACACCTGAAGGAAGGGCTGCGCAAGACCACCTATGGCGACCACCGCGAGATCGGCAGCTGGATCGCCCACATCCTGGGCATCCTGTTCCAGACCGAAGACCACAAGGAGGGCGTAGCCAGCTTCCTGGAGAAGCGCCCCGCCCAATTCACCGGACGCTGAGGCCACACATGGACCAGAAGACCAACCTCGCCCCGTTCCTGCCGATCCCCTACGCCGAGCCGCAGGGCAAGATGGTGCGCCGGCCGGACGGCAGCATCATCGTCGACACCCTGCTGCAGCTGGGCGACTACGAGCCCAACGTGGTCGCGTTCCTGCGCCAGTGGGCGGCGAAGGTGCCGGACCGGCTGTGGATCGCGCAGCGGGCGAAGGACCGCAGCTGGGAGAGCATCACCTATGGCGAGGGCCTGCGGAAGGTGAACGCGATCTCGCAGGCGCTGCTCGATCGCGGCCTCGACGGCTCGAAGCCGGTCATGATCCTGTCCGGCAATTCCATCAACCAGGCGCTGCTGGTGATGGGCGCCATGCAGGTGGGCATTCCCGCCTCGCCGGTCGCCACCGCCTATTCGACCATGCCGGGCGCCCACTCCAAGCTGCACCATGTGTTCAACCTGATCGAGCCGAAACTGATCTTCGTCGAGCAGGGCACGCCGTTCGAAGGGGCGCTGGCCTCCCTCGACCTCGAGGGGGTCGAACTGGTGGCCCATGAGGATCCGCCGCGCGGCTTCCGGGCGACGCCGTTCAGCGACCTGACGGCGACGACGCCGACCGACGCGGTCAAGGCGGCCTACCACCGCACCGGTCCCGACACCGTCGGCAAGTACCTGTTCACATCCGGCTCGACCGGCATGCCCAAGGGCGTGGCGCAGACCCAGCGGATGATGTGCTCGAACCAGAGGGCCAACGAGATCATCTTCCCGCGCGATCCCGACTACGCGCCGGTGCTGGTCGACTGGCTGCCGTGGAACCACTGCTATGGCGGCAACTCCAACTTCAACGGCGTGCTGAGCCAGGGCGGCTCGTTCTACATCGACGACGGCAAGCCGCTGCCCGAGTTCCTCGGCCGCACGGTCGAGAACCTGCGCGAGATCGCGCCGACCGAATATCTGTCGGTCGCCGCCGGCCACGCGCTGGTCGTGCACGCGTTGGAGGAGGACAAGAACCTCGCCCGCCACTTCTTCTCCAGCGTCCGCAAGCTGGGCTATGGCGGCGCCAGCCTGCCGCACGAGATCTGGCAGCGCTACCAGGACCTGGCGGTGCGCGAGACCGGCCAGCGGCTGCTGTTCCGCACCGGCTGGGGCTCGACCGAGACCGGACCGGTATCCTCGACCCTGCACTGGCCCATCGAGGGCACCGGCAATGTGGGCCTGCCCATGCCCGGCACGACGCTGAAGCTGGTGCCCAACGGCGACAAGCTGGAAGTGCGGGTGAAAGGCCCGAACATCTTCACCGGCTATTATCGCCAGCCGGAAAAGACCGCCGAGGCATTCGACGAGGAAGGCTTCTACAAGATCGGCGACGCACTGGCGCTGGTGGACGAGAACGACATCAATCAGGGGCTGCGCTTCAACGGCCGCGTGGTCGAGGATTTCAAGCTGACCTCGGGCACCTTCGTGTCGGTGGGCACCTTGCGGGTGCAGGTCAACGACGCCTGCGCGCCTGCCGTGGCCGACAATCTGATCGCCGGCCACGACAAGGACTTCGTCGGCAGCCTGCTGTGGCCAAATGTGGCCGCCTGCCGGAAGATCGCCGGCGTCGGCGACGACATGCCCGTGGCGGAACTGATCCGCCACCCGAAAGTTATCCAGCACATCAGGAATGGCCTCGACGCCCACAACAAGGCCCGGCCCGGCTCGTCCACCCGCATCCAGCGGGCGCTGCTGATGGTGGAGCCGCCGTCCATGGAGAACCACGAGATCACCGAGAAGGGCTACGTCAACCAGCGGGCCGCGCTGGAAAACCGCGCCAACCTGGAAGCCAGGCTGTTCGAGCAGCCGCCGGGCCCGGATGTGCTCGACCTGCGCTCCTAGCCCTCACCGCCGCGCGCGTGCTGTAATGGCGCGCGCATTGCGCGTTGGCGCCCGAATTGCAGCCGGAGAGTGAACAGACCATGGCCGAAGACAACTACGTGATCCGCACGGCGACCCGGGACGAAGTCGATATGATCGTCGACTGGGCCGCGAAGGAAGGCTGGAATCCAGGGCTGCGGGACGCGGAATGCTTCTATACCGCCGATCCGGACGGCTTCCTGGTCGGCGTGCTGGACGGCAGGATCATCACCGCCGTCTCGGCTGTTTCCTACGGGGCGTCCTTCGCGTTCATGGGTTTCTATATCTGCGCCCCGGAACATCGCGGCGACGGCTATGGCTTCAAGATCGCCAATTTCGGCCGCGATTCACTGAAA from Emcibacter sp. SYSU 3D8 harbors:
- a CDS encoding AMP-binding protein, whose amino-acid sequence is MDQKTNLAPFLPIPYAEPQGKMVRRPDGSIIVDTLLQLGDYEPNVVAFLRQWAAKVPDRLWIAQRAKDRSWESITYGEGLRKVNAISQALLDRGLDGSKPVMILSGNSINQALLVMGAMQVGIPASPVATAYSTMPGAHSKLHHVFNLIEPKLIFVEQGTPFEGALASLDLEGVELVAHEDPPRGFRATPFSDLTATTPTDAVKAAYHRTGPDTVGKYLFTSGSTGMPKGVAQTQRMMCSNQRANEIIFPRDPDYAPVLVDWLPWNHCYGGNSNFNGVLSQGGSFYIDDGKPLPEFLGRTVENLREIAPTEYLSVAAGHALVVHALEEDKNLARHFFSSVRKLGYGGASLPHEIWQRYQDLAVRETGQRLLFRTGWGSTETGPVSSTLHWPIEGTGNVGLPMPGTTLKLVPNGDKLEVRVKGPNIFTGYYRQPEKTAEAFDEEGFYKIGDALALVDENDINQGLRFNGRVVEDFKLTSGTFVSVGTLRVQVNDACAPAVADNLIAGHDKDFVGSLLWPNVAACRKIAGVGDDMPVAELIRHPKVIQHIRNGLDAHNKARPGSSTRIQRALLMVEPPSMENHEITEKGYVNQRAALENRANLEARLFEQPPGPDVLDLRS